Proteins from one Romboutsia sp. CE17 genomic window:
- a CDS encoding selenium metabolism-associated LysR family transcriptional regulator, with translation MDFKQLEVFVSVVKHESFSKAARELFLTQPTISSHIQNLEKELNTVLLNRSNKTIKLTESGEILYKHAVCILNNCKKAICDIKDYSGKIEGLIDIACSSIPETYILPGFLQDFCHEFPHVKFSINHYDSQYAVSEILNERISFGFVGVKPHNNQIKNIKIATDELVLITSSNHYIPNENGYINIDELFNLNFIMRKQGSGTRSLIFDTLHKNHFSPNKLNIVAHVESNESIKEMVKLGLGASFISYMSAIDYINDNKIKFYKIKNLDFNRNFYFIYSKQKVLTPLEDMFINKLYDYFNIENKTYLK, from the coding sequence ATGGATTTTAAACAACTTGAAGTATTTGTATCTGTTGTAAAACATGAAAGTTTTTCAAAAGCTGCCAGAGAATTATTTTTAACACAACCTACAATTAGTTCTCATATTCAAAATTTAGAAAAAGAGTTAAATACCGTGCTTTTAAATAGAAGCAATAAAACTATAAAGCTAACTGAATCAGGTGAGATACTTTATAAACATGCTGTATGTATTTTAAATAATTGCAAAAAAGCAATTTGTGATATTAAAGATTATTCTGGAAAAATAGAAGGATTAATTGATATTGCTTGTAGCTCAATCCCTGAGACGTATATATTACCTGGATTTTTACAAGATTTTTGCCATGAATTTCCTCATGTAAAATTTAGTATTAATCATTATGATTCTCAATATGCAGTTTCTGAAATTTTAAATGAGAGAATTAGCTTTGGATTTGTTGGTGTAAAACCTCATAATAATCAAATTAAAAATATAAAAATAGCAACAGATGAATTAGTTCTAATAACATCTAGTAACCACTATATTCCTAACGAAAATGGATATATAAATATTGATGAGCTATTTAACCTTAATTTTATTATGAGAAAGCAAGGTTCTGGAACTAGAAGTCTTATTTTTGATACTCTACATAAAAACCATTTTTCTCCTAATAAGTTAAATATAGTTGCTCATGTAGAATCTAATGAATCTATAAAAGAAATGGTTAAACTTGGGCTTGGAGCTTCATTTATATCATATATGTCAGCTATTGATTACATAAATGATAATAAAATTAAATTTTATAAAATTAAGAACTTAGATTTTAATAGGAACTTTTACTTTATATATTCTAAACAAAAAGTGTTAACACCTCTTGAGGATATGTTTATAAATAAGCTATATGATTATTTTAATATTGAAAATAAGACGTACCTAAAATGA